Proteins from a genomic interval of Flammeovirgaceae bacterium SG7u.111:
- a CDS encoding EthD domain-containing protein: MSHEDFANYYTNQHTPLCVELLPILKKCTIRRNFLLGNQIIYPQGFSGELEYDVVTESIWSDPEAFNQFREDINNTEIQAKINEDEMNLFKPGSIRVVMVEVSEHKNE; the protein is encoded by the coding sequence ATGTCGCACGAAGATTTTGCAAACTACTATACAAATCAACATACACCTTTATGTGTTGAACTTCTTCCTATTTTAAAAAAATGCACCATAAGAAGAAATTTTCTTCTGGGTAACCAGATAATTTACCCTCAAGGCTTTTCAGGAGAATTAGAATATGATGTAGTAACAGAATCTATTTGGTCAGATCCAGAGGCATTCAATCAATTTCGAGAAGATATTAATAACACGGAAATTCAGGCAAAGATTAATGAAGACGAAATGAACCTTTTTAAACCTGGCTCTATTCGGGTAGTTATGGTTGAAGTTTCCGAACATAAAAACGAATAA
- a CDS encoding helix-turn-helix transcriptional regulator, translating to MKEFREIKSISQMHHLLGLNKPMHPAISLVNMKDVKLSKELFNQKYIWDFYMISLKFENCELQYGRQYYDFEEGTLVFSSPGQVFEAKKQPETLNENGWALYFHSDLIQKSDLGKNIKSYGFFSYKSNEALHLSEKEKEKISRCIDAIEDECQQNIDKHSQTVIVSNLELLLNYCNRFYDRQFYTRSTHQQDVVEKIEELLVNFFNTDNSIQQGIPTVKFCADQVNLSPNYLSDLLKKETGKNTQEHIHSHLIEKAKNLLLSSNASVSGIAYDLGFEYPQSFGTLFKKKVGMSPNKYRQLN from the coding sequence ATGAAAGAATTTAGAGAAATAAAATCAATTAGTCAGATGCATCACCTTTTAGGATTGAACAAGCCTATGCATCCGGCAATTTCATTGGTTAATATGAAAGATGTGAAACTCTCTAAAGAGCTGTTCAATCAAAAATACATTTGGGATTTTTATATGATTTCTTTAAAATTCGAGAATTGTGAACTTCAGTATGGCAGACAATACTACGATTTTGAAGAAGGAACGTTGGTCTTTAGTTCTCCTGGACAAGTATTCGAAGCAAAAAAACAACCTGAAACATTAAATGAAAACGGTTGGGCATTATACTTTCATTCAGATTTAATTCAAAAATCTGATTTAGGCAAAAACATAAAATCATATGGTTTCTTTTCTTATAAGTCCAATGAAGCGTTACATCTATCGGAAAAGGAAAAGGAAAAAATCTCACGATGCATAGATGCAATAGAAGACGAATGTCAGCAAAATATAGACAAGCATAGTCAAACCGTAATTGTATCTAATTTGGAATTATTACTCAACTATTGCAATAGATTTTACGACCGTCAATTTTATACCCGTAGTACACACCAACAAGATGTTGTAGAAAAAATAGAAGAATTATTGGTGAATTTTTTTAATACGGACAATTCCATACAACAAGGGATTCCAACTGTAAAATTTTGTGCAGACCAAGTGAATCTTTCGCCAAACTATTTGAGTGATTTACTGAAAAAAGAGACAGGAAAGAATACGCAAGAGCATATCCATTCTCACCTTATTGAAAAAGCTAAAAATCTATTATTGTCATCAAATGCATCCGTAAGTGGTATTGCTTACGATTTAGGTTTTGAGTATCCACAGTCATTCGGAACCCTTTTTAAAAAGAAAGTTGGTATGTCACCAAATAAATACAGACAATTAAATTAA
- a CDS encoding nuclear transport factor 2 family protein translates to MENLKSTEANRVLAQKVIEAISNDNWEYVNEVFAEDAVVWVAGSMPISGTHTKDFVIVAGKRTREGFPQGLSLTAKGMTVEGSRVAIEAESLGKHISGKTYNNHFHILMEIKDGKVCTWKEYMDTMHANDVFFG, encoded by the coding sequence ATGGAGAATTTAAAAAGCACTGAAGCTAATAGAGTGTTAGCACAGAAAGTAATAGAAGCAATTAGTAATGATAATTGGGAATATGTAAATGAAGTTTTTGCAGAAGATGCTGTTGTCTGGGTAGCTGGTAGTATGCCAATTTCAGGCACACATACCAAAGATTTTGTAATTGTAGCTGGTAAAAGAACAAGAGAAGGTTTTCCTCAAGGACTAAGCCTTACTGCAAAAGGCATGACAGTAGAAGGTAGTCGGGTTGCCATTGAAGCTGAATCTCTTGGAAAGCATATTAGTGGTAAAACGTACAACAACCATTTTCATATTCTAATGGAAATTAAAGACGGAAAGGTTTGTACATGGAAAGAATATATGGATACCATGCACGCAAATGATGTGTTTTTCGGGTAA